A single Calypte anna isolate BGI_N300 chromosome 5A, bCalAnn1_v1.p, whole genome shotgun sequence DNA region contains:
- the CPSF2 gene encoding cleavage and polyadenylation specificity factor subunit 2 isoform X1, producing the protein MTSIIKLTTLSGVQEESALCYLLQVDEFRFLLDCGWDENFSMDIIDSLRKHVHQVDAVLLSHPDPLHLGALPYAVGKMGLNCAIYATIPVYKMGQMFMYDLYQSRHNTEDFTLFTLDDVDAAFDKIQQLKFSQIVNLKGKGHGLSITPLPAGHMIGGTIWKIVKDGEEEIVYAVDFNHKREIHLNGCSLEMLSRPSLLITDSFNATYVQPRRKQRDEQLLTNVLETLRGDGNVLIAVDTAGRVLELAQLLDQIWRTKDAGLGVYSLALLNNVSYNVVEFSKSQVEWMSDKLMRCFEDKRNNPFQFRHLSLCHSLSDLARVPSPKVVLASQPDLECGFSRDLFIQWCQDSKNSIILTYRTTPGTLARFLIDNPSEKVIDVELRKRVKLEGKELEEYLEKEKIKKEAAKKLEQSKEADIDSSDESDAEEDIDQPTVHKTKHDLMMKGEGSRKGSFFKQAKKSYPMFPAPEERIKWDEYGEIIKPEDFLVPELQATEEEKSKLEAGLTNGEEPMDQDLSDVPTKCISATESMEIKARVTYIDYEGRSDGDSIKKIINQMKPRQLIIVHGPPEASQDLAECCRAFGGKDIKVYMPKLHETVDATSETHIYQVRLKDSLVSSLQFCKAKDAELAWIDGVLDMRVSKVDTGVILEEGELREEEESEMQVDVPSSDSSVIAQQKAMKSLFGDDDKEMCEESEIIPTLEPLPPHEVLGHQSVFMNEPRLSDFKQVLLREGIQAEFVGGVLVCNNLVAVRRTETGRIGLEGCLCQDFYRIRDLLYEQYAIV; encoded by the exons ATGACATCGATTATCAAGTTGACTACACTTTCAGGGGTGCAGGAGGAATCTGCCCTTTGCTACCTGTTGCAAGTAGATGAATTTCGTTTTCTTTTGGACTGTGGCTGGGATGAGAACTTTTCTATGGATATTATTGATTCTCTAAGGAA ACATGTACACCAGGTTGATGCTGTTCTTCTTTCTCATCCTGACCCTCTACATCTTGGTGCACTTCCATATGCAGTTGGAAAAATGGGGTTGAACTGTGCCATTTATGCAACTATTCCTGTATATAAAATGGGACAGATGTTTATGTATGATCTCTACCAG TCCCGCCATAACACTGAGGATTTCACACTCTTTACGTTGGACGATGTAGATGCAGCTTTTGATAAGATACAGCAGCTGAAGTTTTCTCAGATTGTGAACTTGAAAG GCAAAGGACATGGTTTGTCAATCACACCATTACCAGCTGGCCACATGATAGGAGGCACAATTTGGAAGATTGTCAaggatggagaggaagaaattgtttatgCAGTTGATTTCAACCACAAGAGGGAGAT CCACCTGAATGGATGTTCCTTGGAAATGTTGAGCAGGCCTTCATTGCTTATTACAGATTCATTTAATGCTACTTATGTACAACCCAGGAGGAAGCAAAGGGATGAACAGCTACTGA CTAATGTTTTGGAGACGTTACGAGGCGATGGAAATGTATTAATAGCCGTGGATACAGCAGGCAGAGTTCTGGAACTTGCTCAACTTCTTGATCAGATCTGGAGAACAAAAGATGCAGGATTAGGAGTCTACTCTCTAGCACTTTTGAATAATGTCAGCTATAATGTAGTGGAGTTCTCTAAATCAcag GTCGAATGGATGAGTGACAAGTTGATGAGGTGCTTTGAAGACAAGAGAAACAATCCTTTTCAGTTCCGACATCTGTCCTTATGTCATAGTCTGTCTGATCTGGCTCGAGTGCCTAGTCCAAAAGTTGTTCTTGCCAGTCAGCCTGATTTAGAGTGTGGGTTTTCTCGAGATCTTTTCATTCAGTGGTGCCAGGATTCCAAAAACTCTATAATTTTAACTTACCGCACTACACCTGGAACATTAGCACGATTCCTGATTGATAATCCTTCAGAAAAAGTTATAGATGTTGAG TTGAGAAAACGTGTCAAGTTGGAAGGAAAAGAACTTGAAGAATAcctagaaaaggagaaaataaagaaagaagcagctAAGAAGTTAGAACAGTCTAAAGA GGCAGATATTGATTCCAGTGATGAGAGTGATGCTGAAGAGGATATTGATCAGCCAACTGTACATAAGACCAAACATGATCTGATGATGAAAGGTGAAGGTAGCCGTAAAGGAAGCTTCTTCAAACAGGCAAAGAAATCTTATCCGATGTTTCCAGCCCCTGAAGAAAGAATTAAGTGGGATGAATATGGAGAGATTATCAA ACCTGAGGATTTTCTAGTTCCAGAACTGCaagcaacagaagaagaaaaaagcaagttaGAAGCTGGTTTGACAAATGGAGAAGAGCCTATGGACCAGGATTTATCAGATGTTCCTACCAAATGTATTTCTGCAACAGAATCCATGGAGATAAA AGCCAGAGTTACATACATTGACTATGAAGGACGCTCAGATGGTGACtcaattaagaaaataattaaccAAATGAAGCCGAGACAACTGATCATTGTCCATGGACCACCTGAGGCCAGTCAAGACCTTGCAGAATGTTGCAGAGCTTTTGGTGGAAAAGATATTAAAGTTTACATGCCAAAACTGCATGAAACTGTAGATGCAACCAGTGAAACTCACATTTACCAG GTCAGGTTAAAAGACTCTCTTGTAAGCTCCCTTCAGTTCTGTAAAGCCAAGGATGCTGAACTGGCTTGGATAGATGGTGTTCTGGACATGCGGGTTTCCAAAGTGGATACAGGAGTTATTTTGGAAGAGGGAGAgctgagggaagaggaagagtcAGAGATGCAAGTGGATGTGCCTTCTTCAGACTCTAGTGTCATTGCACAACAAAAGGCCATGAAAAGCCTCTTTGGTGACGATGACAAGGAGATGTGTGAGGAGAGTGAGATCATCCCGACTTTGGAACCCCTGCCACCTCATGAG GTTCTTGGGCATCAGTCTGTGTTCATGAACGAGCCAAGGCTGTCAGACTTCAAACAAGTTCTCTTGCGGGAAGGCATACAAGCTGAATTTGTAGGAGGAGTGCTCGTGTGCAACAACCTGGTGGCTGTCCGCAGG ACTGAAACGGGGCGCATTGGATTGGAAGGCTGTCTTTGTCAGGACTTCTATAGGATAAGAGACCTTCTATACGAGCAGTACGCTATCGTCTAa
- the CPSF2 gene encoding cleavage and polyadenylation specificity factor subunit 2 isoform X2 — protein MGLNCAIYATIPVYKMGQMFMYDLYQSRHNTEDFTLFTLDDVDAAFDKIQQLKFSQIVNLKGKGHGLSITPLPAGHMIGGTIWKIVKDGEEEIVYAVDFNHKREIHLNGCSLEMLSRPSLLITDSFNATYVQPRRKQRDEQLLTNVLETLRGDGNVLIAVDTAGRVLELAQLLDQIWRTKDAGLGVYSLALLNNVSYNVVEFSKSQVEWMSDKLMRCFEDKRNNPFQFRHLSLCHSLSDLARVPSPKVVLASQPDLECGFSRDLFIQWCQDSKNSIILTYRTTPGTLARFLIDNPSEKVIDVELRKRVKLEGKELEEYLEKEKIKKEAAKKLEQSKEADIDSSDESDAEEDIDQPTVHKTKHDLMMKGEGSRKGSFFKQAKKSYPMFPAPEERIKWDEYGEIIKPEDFLVPELQATEEEKSKLEAGLTNGEEPMDQDLSDVPTKCISATESMEIKARVTYIDYEGRSDGDSIKKIINQMKPRQLIIVHGPPEASQDLAECCRAFGGKDIKVYMPKLHETVDATSETHIYQVRLKDSLVSSLQFCKAKDAELAWIDGVLDMRVSKVDTGVILEEGELREEEESEMQVDVPSSDSSVIAQQKAMKSLFGDDDKEMCEESEIIPTLEPLPPHEVLGHQSVFMNEPRLSDFKQVLLREGIQAEFVGGVLVCNNLVAVRRTETGRIGLEGCLCQDFYRIRDLLYEQYAIV, from the exons ATGGGGTTGAACTGTGCCATTTATGCAACTATTCCTGTATATAAAATGGGACAGATGTTTATGTATGATCTCTACCAG TCCCGCCATAACACTGAGGATTTCACACTCTTTACGTTGGACGATGTAGATGCAGCTTTTGATAAGATACAGCAGCTGAAGTTTTCTCAGATTGTGAACTTGAAAG GCAAAGGACATGGTTTGTCAATCACACCATTACCAGCTGGCCACATGATAGGAGGCACAATTTGGAAGATTGTCAaggatggagaggaagaaattgtttatgCAGTTGATTTCAACCACAAGAGGGAGAT CCACCTGAATGGATGTTCCTTGGAAATGTTGAGCAGGCCTTCATTGCTTATTACAGATTCATTTAATGCTACTTATGTACAACCCAGGAGGAAGCAAAGGGATGAACAGCTACTGA CTAATGTTTTGGAGACGTTACGAGGCGATGGAAATGTATTAATAGCCGTGGATACAGCAGGCAGAGTTCTGGAACTTGCTCAACTTCTTGATCAGATCTGGAGAACAAAAGATGCAGGATTAGGAGTCTACTCTCTAGCACTTTTGAATAATGTCAGCTATAATGTAGTGGAGTTCTCTAAATCAcag GTCGAATGGATGAGTGACAAGTTGATGAGGTGCTTTGAAGACAAGAGAAACAATCCTTTTCAGTTCCGACATCTGTCCTTATGTCATAGTCTGTCTGATCTGGCTCGAGTGCCTAGTCCAAAAGTTGTTCTTGCCAGTCAGCCTGATTTAGAGTGTGGGTTTTCTCGAGATCTTTTCATTCAGTGGTGCCAGGATTCCAAAAACTCTATAATTTTAACTTACCGCACTACACCTGGAACATTAGCACGATTCCTGATTGATAATCCTTCAGAAAAAGTTATAGATGTTGAG TTGAGAAAACGTGTCAAGTTGGAAGGAAAAGAACTTGAAGAATAcctagaaaaggagaaaataaagaaagaagcagctAAGAAGTTAGAACAGTCTAAAGA GGCAGATATTGATTCCAGTGATGAGAGTGATGCTGAAGAGGATATTGATCAGCCAACTGTACATAAGACCAAACATGATCTGATGATGAAAGGTGAAGGTAGCCGTAAAGGAAGCTTCTTCAAACAGGCAAAGAAATCTTATCCGATGTTTCCAGCCCCTGAAGAAAGAATTAAGTGGGATGAATATGGAGAGATTATCAA ACCTGAGGATTTTCTAGTTCCAGAACTGCaagcaacagaagaagaaaaaagcaagttaGAAGCTGGTTTGACAAATGGAGAAGAGCCTATGGACCAGGATTTATCAGATGTTCCTACCAAATGTATTTCTGCAACAGAATCCATGGAGATAAA AGCCAGAGTTACATACATTGACTATGAAGGACGCTCAGATGGTGACtcaattaagaaaataattaaccAAATGAAGCCGAGACAACTGATCATTGTCCATGGACCACCTGAGGCCAGTCAAGACCTTGCAGAATGTTGCAGAGCTTTTGGTGGAAAAGATATTAAAGTTTACATGCCAAAACTGCATGAAACTGTAGATGCAACCAGTGAAACTCACATTTACCAG GTCAGGTTAAAAGACTCTCTTGTAAGCTCCCTTCAGTTCTGTAAAGCCAAGGATGCTGAACTGGCTTGGATAGATGGTGTTCTGGACATGCGGGTTTCCAAAGTGGATACAGGAGTTATTTTGGAAGAGGGAGAgctgagggaagaggaagagtcAGAGATGCAAGTGGATGTGCCTTCTTCAGACTCTAGTGTCATTGCACAACAAAAGGCCATGAAAAGCCTCTTTGGTGACGATGACAAGGAGATGTGTGAGGAGAGTGAGATCATCCCGACTTTGGAACCCCTGCCACCTCATGAG GTTCTTGGGCATCAGTCTGTGTTCATGAACGAGCCAAGGCTGTCAGACTTCAAACAAGTTCTCTTGCGGGAAGGCATACAAGCTGAATTTGTAGGAGGAGTGCTCGTGTGCAACAACCTGGTGGCTGTCCGCAGG ACTGAAACGGGGCGCATTGGATTGGAAGGCTGTCTTTGTCAGGACTTCTATAGGATAAGAGACCTTCTATACGAGCAGTACGCTATCGTCTAa
- the NDUFB1 gene encoding NADH dehydrogenase [ubiquinone] 1 beta subcomplex subunit 1, producing MVNFAQAVRDHWVHILVPLGFVIGCYLDRVNDEKLSAFRNKSLLYRRELKPGEETTWK from the exons ATGGTGAATTTTGCTCAAGCCGTGCGTGATCACTGGGTTCACATCCTTGTTCCTTTAGGATTTGTGATTGGATGCTACTTGGACAGAGTGAATGATGAAAAACTGTCAGCCTTCAGAAACAAGAGTTTATTATATAGAAG AGAGCTGAAGCCTGGTGAAGAAACtacatggaaataa